The Candidatus Moraniibacteriota bacterium DNA segment CCGACCAAATCTGAGAAGGTGAAAAGATCCAATTCTATGCCGAGTTTTTTATGATCACGCTTCTTCGCTTCTTCTTGTTGTGTGAAATAGGCTTTTAGTTCTTCTTCAGTTGCGAAAGCAATTCCATAAATACGAGTGAGCATCGGACCATTCTCCTCACCGCGGAAATAGGCACCAGCCAGATGGGTGAGCGCGAAACATTTTGCAGGGATTTCGCTTGTATTATTCACATGTCTTCCTTCACAGAGATCGATGAAATCACCCGTAGAATAAAAACTCACTGCTTCACCACTTTTTTCGATATCATCGATGATAGCCAATTTGTAAGGATTATTTACAAAATGTTTCTTGGCTTCTTCGACGGATACCTCCGTACGGATGAAGGGAAGTTTCTTGTTGATCTGTGTTCGCATCGTTTTCTCAAACGCCTTCAAATTTTCCGGAGTTGGGGTTTTCCCAACGCTGAAATCAACATCATAATAAAATCCATTGTCAGTGACTGGACCGACAGAGAGCTTGGCGTCTCGGTCATGTTCGAGCACGGCTATGGCGAGGAGGTGTGCGAGTGAATGACGTATATTGTAGAGTTTTTCTTCCATATCTTTGAGTATAGTAGCTTTTGATTACAATGCAAACCTATTGTTTTTCTTCTACCGTCTGAATGGAGAAGTTGAGATCTTTTTTGAGTTCAGTGGTCTGATCAAACGTTTTACCGTCTTTGGTCTTGAGATGGACGGTGACAGGAATAGTACCGACACCTGATTGCTTCTGGATAAGAAGTCGATAATTCTCTTCAGTCACGGTAGCAGGGAGCTCATAGGTGAGTGTGGTATGGACATCGCTTTGTCCGATCTCCACATCGATGAATCCATCGAAGTATGTTTTGTTGAAAGCGGTTTTGGTCGTGACGACATTGATCATCGAACGAGTGAGGAAGACGGATCCTTCTGGGACGTAGGCACGGAGATAGGTGTGATAATCACTCGTACGCCAGTTGCCGTACGGAGCCGTATTGGAATAAGTGTAGACGAGGGTGCCAGTTGGTTTCTCTCCGGTGAAATCAGCAGTGTATTCGAGCGAACGCTTGATATAGAAATCGGTCTTGAGCGATCCCATGTTAGCATCGACGAGCATGAGATAGTCATTGTTCCAGTCTTTGGTCACGCTTCCGTCCCAGTGAACGCTCTCGACGAGTGATTGAAGTTCCGGGTCTTTGAAATAGAGCATGACATCTTTATTCTGGAGTTCGGTGTGAGCGAATTCTGCCAACTTGGGAATATTGCCCACGGTGACGGCTTTATTCATGATTTCCACCGCCAGTTTTTTCATGATATTTTTGCGAGCCTGTTTGAGTTCGGCAGGGACATCTTCTCCGAGATAGGCTTTTTCGACACGTTCTTCGAGTTTCTGTGCGCCATCAGTACTGGTGTAGATATTGGCATCACCTGGGATCTGGATCGGTCCAGTGAGAGCAAGGATATTGTTGAAGGTGAGAGAATTTACTGCAATCACGCCTTCGAATTTCTCTCTACCTCCAGCGAGACGATAGAAATACTCTGCTTTTTCTGCATTGGTCGGAAAGTCGGGAGAAAAGTTTGAGTCACGAAATTTCCATTTCTTGAGCTGGAGTTTACGGACGAATGGGTAGGGGGTCGGGACATCAGCCGAGATACGCTGATCGAGGAGGTTCGCATCTTCGACAAAGGTTGATATGACCTCACCATTTTTGGTTTTGATGATAGCGTATTGACCGAGGAATCCTCCTCCTGGACG contains these protein-coding regions:
- a CDS encoding DUF4012 domain-containing protein translates to MPASFTRKRIIVFIVLLILIGGGVFLFSYAKTHKTEFAVNSLSLFQKVSKLLPINPDTKKEIEVVNKLVEAVTKQDDTVHTFLVLLQNSDELRPGGGFLGQYAIIKTKNGEVISTFVEDANLLDQRISADVPTPYPFVRKLQLKKWKFRDSNFSPDFPTNAEKAEYFYRLAGGREKFEGVIAVNSLTFNNILALTGPIQIPGDANIYTSTDGAQKLEERVEKAYLGEDVPAELKQARKNIMKKLAVEIMNKAVTVGNIPKLAEFAHTELQNKDVMLYFKDPELQSLVESVHWDGSVTKDWNNDYLMLVDANMGSLKTDFYIKRSLEYTADFTGEKPTGTLVYTYSNTAPYGNWRTSDYHTYLRAYVPEGSVFLTRSMINVVTTKTAFNKTYFDGFIDVEIGQSDVHTTLTYELPATVTEENYRLLIQKQSGVGTIPVTVHLKTKDGKTFDQTTELKKDLNFSIQTVEEKQ